aaaatataagagattttggtagGATATGACATATCACAGTATTTTAAATCCATAGTGATAGGAATATGtttcatccaaccaaaatcatGTCTAttttaatatacttaaatggtAGGATACGATATATCACAGTCTTTTAAATCCATAGTAATAGAAATATGTtctatccaaccaaaatctcGTATATTTTAATATACTTAAAATGAACATGCTCTCGGTGCATAATACAAAGGCCCTATTCCAGGGGTGAAatgttttggcgtgtcacataggatatatggacacatatttgaagtattaaacatagtctaataacaaaacaaattatagattccgcctgtaaactgcgaaatgaatttattaagcctaattaatccgtcattagtaaatgtttactgtagcactgcattgtcaaatcatggtgcaattaggcttaaaagattcgtctcacaatttatacgcaatatgtgtaattagttttttccttATATTTAATACCTCATGCATGTGTTGAAACATTCGATGTGAGTAGGATGGACAAGAAGCTTGTGGCTTGTTAACTCGCTCGGCTCGGCGGCAAGGCCCAAGCCCAAGACAACAGCTGAAGAGCAAAACCCTAGGCGCACGCACCGCATCTCTCTCTGTCTCGCGAATCCTCGTCTCCTCGATCCCCTTCGGCCCTTCCGTTGTTCGCATGTTCCGTATCCGTAGTGCGCTGTCGCTAGCCGCTAGGGACGTCGCCGCACTTCCCCAGTCGGCGTAGTGGTTCGGCTAGTCAGCTCTCCGCACTTCccagccgccgccagccgctagggccgccgccgccgtcgccggacttcccctcctcggctcctcctctACCAGCTACGAACCTGTGTCTACGATGGAGGAAGAATGAGAGGTGCAAGAGCAAGTGCCTCAGGTTGCAAGCGTAGAATCCCAGAGCAAACACGCGAGCGTGTCTTGTTGGTTTGGCTCGCGAATCTAACGAGCTAGCTCTAGCtttcaaacgagccgagccgagctgggtttctagctcgttaggataacgagttgagcttatcctaacgagctagaccgagccgagccgagctggctcgcTATCCACCCCtagatgtgacagggtgaaaagtttttgcgtggaACTAAACCGGGCCAAAATCTTCTCATGGTCATGTAAGTTGGGTACGTACGTATTCCACTTTTAAAATAACAAGGTGGCTGGGACAACACGATATTACTAGTATGAGTAATTTTCTTTTaacgtatatatttttataaccaGTTGATTAGACCAAAAGATATCTTAAGATAGCTTCAATACCGGACGGACAGATTTTAACCACCGGCTGCCTGCAAGTAGTACCGGTGTGTCCGTGTCTGCTCGACtgctcttctccctctcctccccgtcttcctccctctcccggtCTCCCCTTCGGTTGCcgcgtcaccaccaccaccaccgggtcactgccacgtgggccccacaccccCACCTCCGCGACCTCGCGGCCGGTGAGCCGCACTGCGCCTCCCCTCCGCTGGGTACAAACCGAGTGACCGATCTACCACCTCCACCCACCGCCATCCCCCCCAATCCCCCCCACACGCCGCGAGatctcccgcctcctcctccacccgccaTGGATCTCCTCCGCGACCGCCGCCTCGGcgcgctgctggtggtggtggtggtgctggtgagcggcgcggcggtggaggcgtcgATCCACACCTACGACAGGGAGCCGTTCCGGGAGGTGGGGAACGCGTTCCTCCTCTCCGGGGGCAGCGAgggcgtcgtcgccgacgggGCCGAtctcgccgcccccgcctcctccttcatCAAGTAAAGTTTCCCATCCCCCCCGCACCACACCTCCGCGTCTCGTTGGTTGGAAACTAGTATAGTAGTAGGTTCTCGAAGCCGCTGCCAAGGGTGAGAGGCATGTGCTGCTGGCTGCTCGGTCTTGAATCGCCTGGGGATtaggcgtcgccggcgctggGAATGGGAAATGGGGGGCGAGGCGTCACTGCTGGAGGATCCCGCCCGCGCGCACGGTTTTGCTGAGTGCTTGCTTGATTAGTGGCAATTTAACTTTTGGGATTTTTCATTTTGGCAAGACATTAGTGCTCAGTTTGTGATttatgaccaaatttataattgTGTTGCCGATGAAGTAAAATTCGGGTTGCTTAGATACACCTAACATTGAAAATGATAAAATCTGCAAGTTGTGACCCACACATTGAACTCGGTGCTCACCATGTAGTTGTTTGCAGTGTTTTGTGTCAATATTGTTCACTGCAGTTCATTTTCGTTTTATAGACTTTTAGTTCAGCTTTGAACTTCTTGTGCTGATAAGCAGGGCTGTGCTACCGCCGTATTAAACCGATGCAGGTTCCACTATTATCATTTTGAGTAACATTTGCCATGGATTAGGAGAATTACATAGCTAGTTAGCTACTGCCAATGTGAATTACGGAGCATGTTGACAAGCTGATATGTGGGCTCAGAAAATCATTTGGTTGATGCTGTCCTTGTGCTTACTAGCTGTTTCTATCTGTTTTATTGCGTCCATCAGGCTTTATTTTTTGTAGGAATATGTATGGGTTTAATCTTTTCTGGGATCTGTATGTGTTAGTTTACCGATGGAAAGAACTATGCTCCATTCATAACAATTGTATAATTTAGTATTAACCAGATGCTGGGTTTTCTTACTTTGTCAGGTTCACGAATGTTACTTTCTGGAGAACTCCAGAATCAGCTGAATCACATGCTAAAATGGCACACAGTACAGGTCTGGTACAGGCCATTTTGTTTGAAGCAGCTGACAGGGATAACATTGGGGGATCTGCCTATGGTGGACAGAGGTCCATATGTTGTACCCCTGACCTTGCTAAACTAGAGGGCTGCAAACAAGGGGAAGTAATCAGGAGACCATCCTCTGATGATCCTGATTGGCCTTATGTGCTAGATACACACTTCAGTGGTAGTCACCTTTCTGTGAAGTTAGAAGATGAGGTAGTTCGCATTACCAAGACAGGCATGTACAACTTGTTCTTCATTTCCTGTGATCCAAAACTGAGAGGCCTTAGTATGAGTGGGAAGACAGTCTGGAGGAATCCTGGCGGCTACCTACCAGGGCGGATGGCACCTTTGATGAAATTTTACGTTTTTATGTCACTGGCTTATCTATTGGTCATGGTTGTCTGGTCGAGTCAGTATATAAGATTCTGGAGGGACATCATGCCAATCCAGAATTGGATCACACTAATTATTGCACTTGGCCTTTTTGAGATGACACTATGGTACTTTGAATACTTGAACTTCAACAGTAGTGGTGTACGGCCAATTGGAATCACAACTTGGGTGGTTACTGTTGGAGCCATCAGAAAAACGATTTCTCGCCTATTGATCCTTTCTATCTCAATGGGATATGGTGTTGTCCGCCCAACCCTGGGAGGACTGACCTCTAAGGTGTTGCTCCTTGGGCTGACATATTTCCTGGCTTCTGAATTGCTGGATATTGCAGAAAACGTTGGAACAATTAATGACATTTCTGGGAAAGCAAGGCTTTTCCTAGTTCTTCCTGATGCCTTTTTGGATGCTTTCCTCATACTTTGGATTTTCACTTCTCTCTCCCGCACACTTGAGAAGTTACAGGTAAGCTATATTTGATGTAATTTTTCTTGTCTACTTTTATAATGatgattactccctccgtcccaaaatataacaacttctacaccaacattctcttctcaaccaatcacaaccctccaccattcaattttctcacctacctccacttctcatccaatcacaacccaaacctatttaattctatctactttcttaGTAACTgtatccaactctaaaaatgcttatattctgggatggagggagtagcattttaTCCATGTTTTCTCTTTTCAATAAAGTCATAACATCTGATGTTTTGGTGGTGGAGGAAATAAGTGCTCGCAATTCTTTTCTGACGCGTAACTAACTGTGATCTGGTGGAGTTACTAATGTATGAGGAACCTATGATAGTGATGTTAATATCAAAATTCTAATGGTGTTATGTGTGCTCACAAAGAGGACAAGTGCTTTGAACAGTGTTTATAATTTCATAACCAAGTCTGTTGAACCATGCCAAAATAGAAGTATGTATTGTGTTGCTTCTTAATCATCACCTTTTTTTATTGCTCATCAGGCTAGGAGGAGCTCAGTAAAGCTGGATATATACAGAAAATTTACTAATGCATTGGCGGTATCTGTAATAGCTTCAGTTGCCTGGATTGGTTATGAGGTATGCAAATTTGACTTTGTTAATCAATAGTGCATATTGGCTCACTGACCTATGTTCCTGGATTGGTTAATCAGTAATGTGGTGCGTATTAGTCTCTTAAGTTCCTGTAAGCTTTATGAACATCCAAGTACGTCATTATCACATGGCATTCCAAAATTGTGCCCTCTGAAAACAACGAAGTCTTCTTTATAATCAAAATTTATCTGCTATTTTTAGAGGACACCTCTATCAGAATGTCTTCTTTGCACTTTAGTGCTTCACTATTTTTATGATGTCCTGATAAAGCACCCATGGAAAATTTGgatgattcattttttttcacaatactTGGGTTCTAAGCCTGATCATAAACTTCTTCTCTGCATGAGTGTGAAAAAGAATCATGGAAGACATTACTCACTTCATGTTCTGCAATTTTCTTCATGCTGATATGAGAGATGGTTTCATTCATCTGCAGATTTTTTTTCAGGGAATCATCTGTTTTATAGCATTATAGCTGTGATAAATAACCTGCTCTGCTCAACAATGGCTTCATTTTGCAGGTCTATTTCAAAGCGACAGATCCCTTTAGTGAGAGGTGGCAGAGCGCATGGATCATAACTGCATTCTGGGACGTTCTTGCATTTGTTTTGCTTCTTGTGATTTGTTATCTATGGGCGCCATC
The nucleotide sequence above comes from Oryza glaberrima chromosome 11, OglaRS2, whole genome shotgun sequence. Encoded proteins:
- the LOC127754550 gene encoding uncharacterized protein LOC127754550; its protein translation is MDLLRDRRLGALLVVVVVLVSGAAVEASIHTYDREPFREVGNAFLLSGGSEGVVADGADLAAPASSFIKFTNVTFWRTPESAESHAKMAHSTGLVQAILFEAADRDNIGGSAYGGQRSICCTPDLAKLEGCKQGEVIRRPSSDDPDWPYVLDTHFSGSHLSVKLEDEVVRITKTGMYNLFFISCDPKLRGLSMSGKTVWRNPGGYLPGRMAPLMKFYVFMSLAYLLVMVVWSSQYIRFWRDIMPIQNWITLIIALGLFEMTLWYFEYLNFNSSGVRPIGITTWVVTVGAIRKTISRLLILSISMGYGVVRPTLGGLTSKVLLLGLTYFLASELLDIAENVGTINDISGKARLFLVLPDAFLDAFLILWIFTSLSRTLEKLQARRSSVKLDIYRKFTNALAVSVIASVAWIGYEVYFKATDPFSERWQSAWIITAFWDVLAFVLLLVICYLWAPSQSSQRYAYSGEAADDDDEESQSLTKGTDGDVGMVKVDKDRSGGVSSAFSLEDEAEEDKRE